The following coding sequences are from one Lolium rigidum isolate FL_2022 chromosome 6, APGP_CSIRO_Lrig_0.1, whole genome shotgun sequence window:
- the LOC124663396 gene encoding uncharacterized protein LOC124663396 translates to MATTMGIAPATAHESEASPPTRDGSRAGAPRVRGLLRRMMPRGHYSPQGTAPSGRATEMMSPPAASDGAEEKPRRGWLRRLASQEGAPRRWKSLGGAGASRRLASLSRSLRWKRLSVNLRGGWASALLDTVAFRVMYVLEAVVLGLALSCFFCCCGCQI, encoded by the coding sequence ATGGCCACGACGATGGGCATAGCGCCAGCGACGGCGCACGAGTCGGAGGCCAGCCCTCCGACCAGAGACGGCTCTCGCGCGGGCGCGCCGCGCGTCAGGGGGTTGCTCCGGCGGATGATGCCTCGGGGCCATTACTCACCCCAGGGGACGGCGCCGTCCGGAAGGGCTACCGAGATGATGTCCCCACCGGCCGCTTCCGACGGCGCGGAGGAGAAGCCGCGTCGCGGGTGGCTGCGCCGGCTGGCCTCGCAGGAGGGCGCGCCGCGGCGGTGGAAGAgcctcggcggcgccggcgcctcgAGGCGGCTGGCCTCGCTGTCGCGATCGCTGCGCTGGAAGCGGCTCTCCGTGAACCTGAGGGGCGGCTGGGCGTCGGCGCTGCTCGACACCGTCGCGTTCCGCGTCATGTACGTGCTGGAGGCCGTCGTGCTCGGACTCGCGCTCTCCTGCTTCTTCTGCTGCTGCGGCTGCCAGATATGA